The nucleotide sequence AGAGGCGTAAATGATCCTTTTAGTGGAGATTTATCTATTTTGAAAAATAGTATTTTTGGTGTTGTTAGAGGATATCAAAATACACCTGAGTTTGATCAAATGGTAGCTAATGGACAATTAAAGACAATTGAAGCAGGAGATGAACTGCAATTAGTTAGGATGTTGCTCGCTAAAAGAGTTGATTACATAGTAGTTGACCCTAAAGTTCTCGACTATATGATTAAAAATTCGCCATTGAGCAAGATTGAAAAAATAAGAATGTTAACCGAGACTGAAAATGTAGAACCGGCTTTGCAATACAATTATCTATATTATGCTATTAGTAAGAAGAGTGATCGTTGGTTAGAAATTCAAGAAGATATTAATGCGGCTTTAGTGACCTTTAAAGATAGTGCTGAAATTCAACGAATGATAAAAACAAATGAACAATGTGTTGATAAGATTTATAAATAACAGAAAAATTACCACAGATAAGACCTATTTTTAGTATCACAGTCTAAAACATTAACTTTCCTATATTCTATTTTAGAATAAAAAAGCCCTTTCTATTCTTTTTCTTTCAAGGCTATTCAGTCTATTCTTGCGCTATATATTAAAGATGGGCGTAGAGTAGATATGTTGCCGGAACAGCAAAAATTAAACCAAACAATGCTAGATACCAATCAATTGGCATCTTTTAAGCAAAGTATTAATGATCTTTCACCGTTGCAACTAGCATGGGCTAGCGGTTATTTAGCGGCAAAAGCAGAAAATAGTCCAACAACGGTAGCGTCCGTGTCTACTTCAAGTGCGACTACTTCAACGTTAACCATTCTATATGGTTCGCAAACAGGTAATGCCAAAGGTGTAGCTAAAGGTTTAGCGGCGCAGGCAAGTGCTGAAGGTTTGAACGTTGAACTCAAAAGTATGAGTGAAATTAAGCCTAAAGCGATTAAAAACATCACGCATTTATTAATAGTTGCTAGTACTAATGGCGAAGGGGAAGCCCCTGATGATGCGATTGCTTTACATGAGTTCTTAGCATCTAAAAAAGCGCCTAAACTTGATCATTTACATTATAGTGTTTTAGCACTTGGCGATACGAGCTATGAGTTCTTCTGCCAAACAGGTAAAGACTTCGATTTATACTTAGAGAAGTTAGGTGCTAAAAAAATAGCTCCTCGTGTCGATTGTGATGTTGATTATGATGCTGATGCGAAAAGCTGGTCAGCTAATGTTATTGCTGAAGCTAAAACGTTACTTGGTAGTGTTACTTCGACTGATAATGTTGCCACTATTGCTAGTGCTAACGAGACAGAAGAACTTTATTCTAAGCAAAAACCTTACTCAGCAGAATTATTAGTTAGCCAAAAAATTACCGGCCGAGATTCAGCTAAAGATGTTCGTCATATCGAAATCGATCTTGGTGATTCTGGTCTTACTTATCAGGTGGGTGATGCGTTAGGTGTTTGGTTTGAAAACTCATCAACACTTGTTGATGAGCTAGTTACTGTACTAGAACTTGATGGACTCGATAAAATTGCGGTTGCCGATGAAAGCTTAACACTGGTTGAAGCGTTAAAGACTAAGTTTGAAATAACGCAAACATCAATTAACTTTGTTGAGTTTTGGGCAAATAAATCACAATCAACTCAATTGCTAGCAATACTAGATGATAAAACGGCATTACGAGAATATGCAGGTAATCATCAAGTCGTTGATGTAGTCAAATCTGCACCACTGGCAGATGGTACGGCATTGAGCGCACAAGAGTTTACTGATGCCCTGCGTAAGATCACACCAAGATTATACTCTATTGCTTCTGCACAAAGTGAAGTAGAAGAAGAAGTCCATTTGACTGTTGGATTAGTACAGTACCAATTAGATGATGCAAACCGTCAAGGTGGCGCATCTGGATTCTTAGCTAATGGCTTAGAAGAAGGTGGTGAGGTAAAAGTATTCATTGAGCATAATGATAACTTCCGTTTACCTGCTGATGAGAATACTCCGGTAATCATGATTGGGCCAGGTACAGGCGTAGCTCCTTTTAGAGCATTCATGCAAGAGCGTGAAGCGACTGAAGCAACGGGTGACAATTGGTTGTTTTTTGGTGATCAAACATTTACGCAAGACTTCCTTTATCAAGTTGAGTGGCAAAATTACCTGAAGTCAGGCTTGTTAACTAAAATTGATTTAGCATTTTCTCGTGATCAAGCTGAAAAGATATATGTACAAGACAGATTGAAAGAAAACGCTAGTGAGATCTTTGCTTGGTTACAGCGAGGCGCACATATCTATGTCTGTGGCGACATGAGTCGTATGGCTAAAGATGTTGAAGCGGCATTAACAGAAATAATAGCGAACGAAGGTCAATTATCTGAAGACCTAGCAAGCGCTTACTTAAAAGATTTACGTAACGCTAAACGTTACCAGAAGGATGTATACTAATGACTGATTTGACCGAAAAAAATCATGCAAATGGCCCGTTAATTGTTGAAGGTAAACATGCCGACAACGAAAGATTAAAAGCAGAAAGTAATTATTTGCGTGGCACCATTGTTGATGATTTGAAGGATAATGTTACTGGTGGTTTTACTGCTGATAACTTTCAGTTGATCAGAACACACGGTATGTATCAACAAGATGACCGTGATATTCGTAATGAGCGTGCTAAGCAAAAGCTTGAGCCGTTACATAACGTAATGTTACGTGCTCGTATGCCTGGCGGTATTATTACCCCTACGCAATGGTTAGCTATTGATAAATTCTC is from Colwellia sp. Arc7-635 and encodes:
- a CDS encoding assimilatory sulfite reductase (NADPH) flavoprotein subunit, whose translation is MLPEQQKLNQTMLDTNQLASFKQSINDLSPLQLAWASGYLAAKAENSPTTVASVSTSSATTSTLTILYGSQTGNAKGVAKGLAAQASAEGLNVELKSMSEIKPKAIKNITHLLIVASTNGEGEAPDDAIALHEFLASKKAPKLDHLHYSVLALGDTSYEFFCQTGKDFDLYLEKLGAKKIAPRVDCDVDYDADAKSWSANVIAEAKTLLGSVTSTDNVATIASANETEELYSKQKPYSAELLVSQKITGRDSAKDVRHIEIDLGDSGLTYQVGDALGVWFENSSTLVDELVTVLELDGLDKIAVADESLTLVEALKTKFEITQTSINFVEFWANKSQSTQLLAILDDKTALREYAGNHQVVDVVKSAPLADGTALSAQEFTDALRKITPRLYSIASAQSEVEEEVHLTVGLVQYQLDDANRQGGASGFLANGLEEGGEVKVFIEHNDNFRLPADENTPVIMIGPGTGVAPFRAFMQEREATEATGDNWLFFGDQTFTQDFLYQVEWQNYLKSGLLTKIDLAFSRDQAEKIYVQDRLKENASEIFAWLQRGAHIYVCGDMSRMAKDVEAALTEIIANEGQLSEDLASAYLKDLRNAKRYQKDVY